One window from the genome of Enterobacteriaceae bacterium Kacie_13 encodes:
- the htpX gene encoding protease HtpX, translating into MMRIALFLMTNLAVMLVFGLVLSLTGIQSSSVPGLMIMAGLFGFGGSIVSLLMSKWMALRSVGGEVIERPRNETERWLVETVRRQSQQAGIGMPQVAIYHAPDINAFATGARRDASLVAVSTGLLQSMSQDEAEAVIAHEISHIANGDMVTMTLIQGVVNTFVIFISRLIAQVASGFLSGNRDGEESGSGNPMIYFAVATVLELVFGILASIITMWFSRYREFHADAGSAKLVGREKMIAALQRLKTSHEPQEAGSMMAFCINGKSKSFSELFMSHPPLDKRIEALRSGEYLK; encoded by the coding sequence ATGATGCGTATAGCGTTGTTCCTGATGACTAACCTGGCAGTTATGCTGGTCTTCGGGCTGGTGCTCAGCCTGACAGGCATTCAGTCCAGCAGCGTGCCGGGGCTGATGATCATGGCCGGGCTGTTTGGTTTCGGTGGTTCTATCGTCTCTTTGCTGATGTCTAAGTGGATGGCGTTACGCTCGGTGGGGGGGGAAGTGATCGAGCGGCCGCGTAATGAAACTGAGCGCTGGCTGGTGGAAACCGTTCGCCGGCAGTCTCAGCAGGCGGGCATCGGCATGCCACAGGTCGCGATTTATCACGCACCCGATATTAATGCATTTGCTACGGGGGCGCGCCGTGATGCCTCTCTGGTGGCCGTGAGCACTGGTTTGCTGCAAAGTATGAGTCAGGATGAAGCCGAGGCAGTTATTGCCCACGAAATCAGCCATATTGCTAACGGTGATATGGTCACCATGACGCTGATTCAGGGGGTCGTGAACACCTTTGTTATCTTTATTTCACGTCTGATTGCGCAGGTGGCCTCTGGATTTCTGTCCGGCAACCGTGATGGCGAAGAAAGTGGTAGTGGCAATCCGATGATTTATTTCGCCGTAGCGACAGTGCTGGAGCTGGTGTTCGGGATCCTGGCCAGCATCATCACGATGTGGTTCTCGCGTTACCGTGAGTTCCATGCAGATGCCGGTTCCGCGAAACTGGTTGGTCGTGAAAAAATGATTGCGGCTTTACAGCGCTTGAAAACCAGCCATGAACCACAGGAAGCGGGCAGCATGATGGCGTTTTGTATCAATGGCAAATCCAAGTCGTTCAGTGAGCTCTTTATGTCTCACCCGCCACTGGATAAACGTATTGAAGCGCTGCGCAGCGGCGAATACCTGAAGTAA